In the Oscillospiraceae bacterium genome, GCTGGACGCTGAACCGCCAGCAGCAGTTCCGCGACCAGCCCAAGGACCAGCTTTGCGTCTGGGTCTACGGCTTGTTCAGCGATAAGCCGGGCGACTTCGTTAAGAAGCCGATGCGGGAATGCACCGGCAAGGAGATCTGCATGGAGTGGCTGTACCACATCGGTGTGCCCGCCGACCAGATCGAGGAGCTGGCGGCCAACAGCGCCAACACCGTGCCCTGCATGATGCCGTATATTGATGCCTTCTTTATGCCGCGTGCTGCGGGCGACCGCCCCGATGTCGTGCCCGAGGGCGCTGTGAACTTCGCCTTCCTGGGCCAGTTCGCAGAGACCGAGCGCGACACCATCTTTACCACGGAGTATTCCATCCGCACCGGTATGGAGGCTGTTTACACCCTGCTGAACGTCGACCGCGGCGTGCCCGAGGTCTGGGGCAGCGTGTATGACATCCGCTGCCTGCTGGATGCCACCGTGAAACTGCGCGACGGCAAAAAGATCACCGACATGGAGATGCCGCTGGTAGGCAAGCTGGCCCTGAAAGAGGCCCTGAAAAAGATTGAAGGCACCGAGGTGGAGAAGCTGCTGAAGGAGTATAATGTGATTTAAGCCCCTTATAAAAGGGAACAAGGCCCTGCCGAAAGGCAGGGCCTTGTTGTTTGTGATGTTAACCGCGTGCGGCGATGCACTCGATCTCCACCAGCGCACCCTTGGGCAGGGCGGCGATCTGCACGCAGCTGCGGGCGGGATACTCGTGGAAATACTGGGCATAGATCTCGTTCACGGTGCCAAAGTCGCCCAGGTCCTGCACAAAGACCGTGGTTTTGACAACATTGTCCAGGGTCAGACCGGCTTCGGCCAGCACGGCCTGCAGGTTCTTCAGGGACTGGTGGGCCTGTGCCACTACGCCCTCAGCCAGAGCGCCGGTGGCGGGGTCAATACCCAGCTGGCCGCTGCAGTAAACGGTGCTGCCGGTGTCCACGGCCTGCACATAGGGACCAAGCGCGGCGGGTGCCTTATCAGATACAATACGCTTCATACAAAACAACTCCCTCTTATAATATGAAGATGGCCCTATTGTACGCGCGTTTGGGTGAAAAGTAAAGCCTCTTTATTGCTTTTTTCGCCGGGCGGCTTTCATCACCACCATCACGGCGGCAAACACGACACCGGCGATGGCCCAGATGAACCAGCTGTACTGCGGCTGGCCGTTGCCGTAGGGGCCGAAGGTGTAAAACAGGAAAATGGCTACCACCACCAGCCAGTAGGCGGCAGCAACCGCGCCGATGACCCCCTTGCGGGCCTTGGCGTCGCGGGTGAAGTCACCTTCCTCCAGCAGTTGGTCCATGGCATCGTGTACGGTGCCTGCCCATACAAACGCATACACACCGCAGGCCACCAGCACCATGAGCAGGCAGACGGAGAGCGCGGCTAAAAGGTCGGCATTGCACATCATAGCGGCAAACAGCGGCACGGCGGCCAGTATGCACAGCACGGTGCCTATGGTGTTGGCGCGGTTGTAATGGGCGGCAAAGGCATCACGCCGCTCCCGCACCAAGCCGGTTACGCCATACTCAGTGTCGATGGGCTCTTTTTCGAGAAATTCATACGGCTTTACCGCCGCGCCGCACTGCATAAACAGCACCACCGCCACGGCTACCAGCGCCAGCAGAATGCACAGCCCCAGCCCGGCGGCAAAATTCTCGCTGATGCCAAGCAGGTTATACTCGCTCAAAGCGCACAGCGCCAGCAGTGAAACCGGGCTGAGCACGCACAATGCCGTGGCCAGCGCCATTCTGGGCGCATTGGCGCGGGCTTTTTTCAGATAATCCCCTGCCTGTGTTAGCGTGACCCGGTGCAGGGCAGGGGTGTCATCCTCGGTGGTATATTCCGGCTCGCCCTGTTCCTCTTTTAATAAGTAGTCGGTGGTCACACCGAACAGACGGGCTAACTGCAAAATTTTGTCGATGTCGGGTACCGATTGGGCACCCTCCCACTTGGAGACCGATTGCCGGGTCACGCCCAGCTTTTCAGCCAATTCCTCCTGGGACCAGCCCGCTTTCTTGCGTAAGGTAATGAGTTTGTCAGCAAAGATCATGGGGAAAACCTCCTCTTGGTTGTTCGTGGTTGTTTTACTGTCTGCACTCTACCATTTTTCCCGGTTGCGGGGCAAGAAAGTGGAACTGGAAGTTTGTCAACGGGTAGTTGCAACTGCGATGTATCGTAAATTATTTTCTGCGCGGCAGCGTCAGGGCCGAAAGCAGCACCAACCCGCCCAAAGCGCAAAGTCCCGCCCCGGCCAGGCCGGTCACATCGGCGATCAGCCCGATCAGCGGGCTGGCGGGGATCATCAGCACGCTGTAAGCCATGTTGTCAACGCTGATCAGCGTGGCCCGGCGGTCGCTGGGGATGGCATCATTGAACCGCTGCATCGCGTGCAGGAACCACACGCTCAACGATGCCTGCACCAGCATCGGCCCCACCAGGCAACCCCAGGCAGGCCCGGCCCCGGCCAACAGCACACCACCGCCGCAGACCAGGGCACACAGTCGGTACAGCGGGCGCAATTTCCCGGGATGCAGCCGCCGTGCCAGCGCTGTGCATACCATGGCGGCAGCCGAGGCCAGCAGGGGAGAGACGAACAGCCAGGAGGCATCCCACCCCAGCGTGACCAGCCGCTGCTGTACAAACATCGTGGTCAGGTAGCTGGGCAGCGAGATGATGGCATCCGCAGTGATCAGCCGCACCGCCAGCGGCGTAGTGCGCAGCACGGCCGCACTATCTGTGATATGGACGCGCAGCCGGGCGGCTATATCCGCAAAGGGATTCTGCTGCCGCGCAGCTTGGGCCTCGGTCACCAGAGGCTCCTGCAAAGTCAGCGCCGCCAGCAGCGAGCAAAAGCAGATCGCTGCATTGGCCAGGTAAAACCTGGCAAATTGCAGCACGTCGGAGAGTAAACTTGCCAGCGACCCCAGCGCTGTGGCCAGCTTTTGCAAAACCGAGATTTTTGCGTCAGCCTGCAAATATTCGTTTTCCCGCCCGGCAGTTTTCAGGCTGTCATAGGTCAGGGCCTCCAGCGTGCCGGAGATCATCGTGCAGGCCAGCGCTTTCAGTGCCATGGCGGCGCATACAGCGGCCAGATTGGGAGAAAACGCCATCGTTACATCGGAGAAAATTTCAAACACAGCGCTGACGGCCAGATTCAGCCGCCGCCCCAGCAGGTCAGCGGCCACGCCGCTGGGTACCTCGCACAGCAGACTGGTGAGGTGGAAAACAGCTTCGGCCAGACCGATCTGCGCCAGCGTAAAGCCCCGGGCGGCCAGCAGCGCCACCCAGACGGCATCGGTCAGCCGCAGGCAGGAGGTAAACGAGTACACGCGCACCGCGCGCAATTGCTTTGGTAAATTCATCGGGAACACCCTTTCTTTAGACATACAAGAAATAGGTGCCCAAAAATAAACGACCCCACAGCAAAGCTGCAGGGTCGATAGTGTTACACTTCAACCTTGCTTTGCCGGGTCAGTTTTAAAAATGGGCACACTTCTAGCTCTGATTGCTTAAGGGTTTCCTTTTTTCTGGAAAAGAACACCAAAGCGCCAGCGCATGGGTGTGCCCTCCTTCCCGGTAAAATATAGGGTAACTATACCACGCCTGGTGTGCTTCGTCAAGTACTGCTTGACGCATCCGCCCTTTCGTGGTAAAGTAGGAATAATTTACGAATCACAGGTGAAAATGTGGAAAACTTCAAAAAAATCACAAAACAGCAGTCTCCTGCGCGCACCATCGCCTTTGGCTTTGCGGTGCTCATCTTCATCGGCGCGGCGCTGCTCTCGCTGCCCATCGCGGTGCGCGGGGCCGTGCAGCTGCCGGGGCTGGACGCTCTGTTTACCGCCACCAGCGCTGTCTGCGTGACCGGGCTGGTCACGGTGGACCCCGGCGATACCTTTACGCTGTTCGGCCAGGCCGTGCTGGCAGTGCTGATGCAGCTGGGGGGCCTGGGCATATCCTCGGTCAGCATGGGGCTGGCCATTGCGGCGGGGCGGCGCATCAGTTTCCGCGGCCGCAGCCTGGTGCGGGAGGCCCTCAACGTGGAAAGTTTCGGGGGCATGGTCAAGCTGGTGCGGTCCATTATGGCCATGACTCTGCTGGTGGAGGGCATCGGCGCGGTGGCCAGCTACCCGGTGTTTGCCCGGGACTATTCGCCGCTGCATGCCGCCTGGATCAGCGTGTTCCACGCGATCGCTTCCTTTAATAATGCAGGGCTCGATGTGCTGGGCGGCGGCCACAGCCTGATCCCCTACTGCAATAACCTTTGGCTGAACCTTGTCACCGATGGGATGATCGTCTTGGGCGGCATCGGCTTTATGGTGATGCTGGATGTACTGCGCTGCCGCGGGCGGTTCCGCAAACTGACGCTGCACAGCAAGGTGGTGCTTTCCACCACGGCCGTGCTGATTTTGGGCGGTGCGATACTGCTTTGGCTGAGCGAGCCGATCAGCTTTTTGGCGGCGCTGTTCCAAAGCATCACCACCCGCACGGCGGGTTTTTCCACCATCGATATTGGTGCCATGACCAATGCCGGGCTGCTGGTGATAATGATTTTAATGTTCATCGGCGCGTCGCCTGGGTCTACGGGCGGCGGCATCAAGACCACCACCTTTTTTGTGCTGATGCAGGAGGTGCGCATCATCTTCTCCAAGCGCAGATTGGGTGCGTTCAGGCGCCGCCTGCCGGAGGAAAGCCTGGCCAAAGCCGCTACCATCACGCTGCTGGGCACCATCGTGGTGTTTGTGGGCACCTTCATGCTCTGCGTGCTGGAGCCGCAGCACAGTTTTGTGCAGCTGCTGTTTGAGCAGATCTCGGCCTACAGCACGGCGGGCCTGTCGATGGGCATCACCTCCAGCCTGCATGCCGCCAGCAAAGCGGTGCTGATCGTCACGATGTTCATTGGCCGCGTGGGTGCGTTCACGCTGCTGTCCCTCTGGGTCTCCCGCCCGGAGCCCAGCGCCAAATATACCGAAGAAGCCATTACGATAGGGTGATATACCCCGAGAGGCCCCCTCTGCAAGGGGGCTCCCGCGAAGCAGATGGGGAGAGACTTTACCCAAAGTGCAACTATGGTGATGTCTCTCCCTCCGTCTGCGCTGTCGCGCAGACACCTCCCTCGCAGAGGGAGGCAGAAAGGAATGATTAGATGAAAAAACAACTGAAAACCGACCTCTACGGTGTGATCGGCCTGGGACGGTTCGGCACGGCACTGGTGCAGACGCTGGCCGAAGCGGGCAAAGAGGTCATCGCCATTGATAAAAACGAGGAGAAGGTCAAGGCGGTGCGCCGCTATACCGACTACGCTTTTGTGGTGGATAACCTGAGCGAGGATGCCTTAAAGGAGACCGGCATGCAGAACTGCGGCACGGTTACGGTGTGCATCGGCGAGCAGGTGGACATCAGCATCCTGACCACGATGCTGGTCATCAAACTGGGCGTGCCCCAGGTCATTGCCAAAGCCGCCAGCGAGGTGCACGGCGAGGTGCTCAAGCACCTGGGTGCCACGGTGGTTTATCCGGAGGCCGACATGGCCGTGCGCATCGGCAAGCGGCTGATCTCGGGCAATCTTTTGGATTACATCGCTCTGGATGACGGCGTCGAGGTGCGCCGCATCGCCGTGGGCGGCAAGCTGCTGGGCCGCACCATCCGCGAACTGGACGTGCGCAAGGTTTACGGCATCAACATCATCGCCGTTGAGCGCGGCCACCGCACCGATGTGGAGTTTTCCGCGGATTATCGCTTTGAAGAAGGGGATACCGTATCGGTAGTAGGCAAGGTGGAAAAGATCGGCCGCTTTGAGCGGGCAATACAGGAATAAAAAGGCAAAAAGGCCCCCTCTGAGAGGGGGCTCCCGCGAAACGGGTGGGGGAGAGACTTTACGTTGGCAGAAGTTTCAGGCTATTGCAAGGTTCTCTCCCTCAGTCAGCTTCGCTGACAGCTCCCTCCCAGAGGGAGCCTTTTTATGTTGCAATTAAATATTCAGTTCATGGTACACCGTTCCATCCAGTCCTTTCCACAAAAATTTTCCGCCCTCCAGCGTCAGGTAGCTGTGGGGGCTGTTTTCTTTGGGGAGGGAGACCGAGCCGGGGTTGAGGTAGAGGTTTCCCTCGCCAAACGCCTGCCAGGCGGGCACGTGGGTGTGGCCATGCAGCAAAATGTCGTCGGGCTGCAGCGGCGGCAGATGGGCAGTGTTGTACACATGGCCGTGGGTGGCGTAGATCAGCCGCTCGCCCTCGGTCAGCACTGCATAATCTGCCATGATGGGAAAGTCCAGCACCATCTGGTCTACCTCGCCGTCGCAGTTGCCGCGCACGCAGAAGATGCGGTCCTTGCGCTCGTTCAGCATCGCCAGCACCTCTTTGGGGGCGTAGCCTTCGGGCAGGTCGTTGCGGGGGCCGTGGTACAAAATATCACCCAGCAAAAATAAGCGCGGGGCACCCTCGCGGTCCCAAGCGTCCAACAGTTGATGGGTATAGTAAGCGGACCCGTGCAGGTCCGATGCGATCATCAGTTTCATAAACATCACCTCGTAATTTTATTGTACAGGCTCTTTATAAGAATTGCAAGCCGTGGCTAACCATGTTATAATGCCAAGGAAAGGATGATGATTTTAATGAAAAGGATTCATGCTGAACGTATCGCCCGGGTGCGCACCGCGCTGGAAAGCTGCGGCCTGACCCAGATGATCGTATGTGACCCCAAGAGCGTGTGGTACCTGACCGGCGTAGCCGTGGAACCCTACGAGCGCCTGCTGGCCCTCTACCTGCCGGTAGCAGGCGAACCCACGCTTTTTTTGAATAAGTTGTTCAACGTGTCCAACCCGCCGTGCCAGGCTATCTGGCATACCGACACCGACGCGCCTGTTGAGCAAATTGCCGTCGTGGTGGATGCCGGCAAGCCGCTGGGCATCGATAAGGAATGGCCCGCCAGGTTCCTGATCCCGCTGATGGAAGCCCACCCCGCTATGCCGGTAAAACTGGCCAGCGATTGCGTGGATAACTGCCGCGCCTGCAAGGATGAGGCCGAGCAGGCGCTTATGCGCACGGCCTCCCACATCAACGACCTGGTCAACGAGGAAGCCAAGCACTACGTCAAGGCCGGCATGACCGAGCGCCAGGTGGCCGAGTTCATCGACGCCCGGTTCCGCGCCCATGGCTGCGAAGGCCCCAGCTTTACCACCATCGTATCCTTCGGCGCCAACGCCGCCGACCCCCACCACGAGCCGGACGACACCGTGCTGAAAGAGGGCGACTGCGTGCTGTTTGATATGGGCTGTGTGAAAGACCGCTATTGCAGCGACATGACCCGCACCTGGTTCTGCGGCCAGCCCACCGAGAAGCAGGCCGCCGTGCACGATCTGGTGCGCCGCGCCAACGAGGCCGCCGAGGCCCTTATCAAGCCGGGCGTAAAGCTGTGCGACCTGGACGCCGCCGCCCGTGACCTCATCACCGAGGCCGGTTACGGCGAGTATTTCAACCATCGTCTGGGCCACTTCATCGGCCAGACCGACCACGAGAAGGGAGATGTCAGCAGTGCCAACCGGACCGAGGTGCGCCCAGGCATGATCTTCTCCATCGAGCCGGGCGTTTACCTGCCGGGAGAGTTCGGCGTGCGTGTGGAGGACCTGGTCCTTGTCACCGAGACCGGCTGCGAAGTGCTGAACCACAACGATAAGCATTGGGATGTGGTTGGTAAGTAAAGGCAATACCGCATAATTCTAAGTGCCGATACGGCGAGCGAGGTGCGGCAGCTGCTAAGCCAAAAGCGCAGATAATACTTTGTGTATTATCGAGCATTTTGGCAACGCAGATGCCGTGCCGCAGCCGCCGGAGCGGTGCTTAAGCCGTCAGGCGGGAATTGTGCGGTGTTGCCTAAACAAAGCAAATACTTCTGTAGGGGTCGATGCCTGCATCGACCCGCGGGCGGATGGCGAGCATCTGCCCCTACAAATTGGCGATAAATTAAACGTAGGAGCAAACCATGAAAATACCTGCAAAAGGCTTTACCCACGGGGGCAAATTCCACGCGGATGACGTGTTCTCTACCGCCCTGCTGCAAATTGTGCGGCCGGACATCCAGGTCACGCGCGGCTTTGTGGTGCCCGATGATTTCGACGGCATCGTCTATGATGTCGGCGGCGGCATGTTCGACCACCACCAGGAGCCCCGCGAGACTCGCCCCAACGGCGTGCCCTATGCGGCGTTCGGCCTGCTGTGGCAGGTGCTGGGCGCCCAGCTGGTGGGCGAGCATCAGGCCCGCCTGCTGGACGAAAACTTCATCCAGCCGTTGGATCTGAACGATAACACCGGCGAGCAGAACTCTCTGGCTGACGCCATCGGCAGCTTCAATCCGCTGTGGGACTCGAAGGACGACCCGGACGAGTGCTTCTGGCGCGCCGTGCCGGTGGCCAAAAAGATTTTGGAAAACGAGATCGCTGCCGCCAACGCTGTCAACCGCGCCGACGACACCGTGCGCCGCGCCTATGCCAACATGAAGGACGGCATCGTGGTGCTGCCCGCCTACATGCCCTGGAAAAACGGCCTGTACAAGACCGATGCGCTGTTTGTGGTCTACCCCAGCCAGCGCGGCGGCTACAGTGCCCAGTGTGTGACCGACCACCGCACAAAACGCAGCAAACAGCCGTTCCCGCCCGCGTGGGCCGGTAAACCGGAAGCCCAGCTGCGCCAGATCAGCGGCCTGGGGCTGCGGTTCTGCCACCCCAGCCGGTTCTTGATTACGGCGGACGATAAAGAGACGGCCATCGAGGCCTGCCGCCGCACCCTGCGCGCCGCGGGCCGTAAGGTGAGCGAATGAGCGGGAAAAGCCTGCGGGGCCCGGCCCCCAGCCTGGCAGATGCCTGCCAGCCTGCCCCTGAAACCGCCTGGGTCTATCTGCTGCGCTGCCCGGACGGCAGCCTGTATGGCGGCTGGACCAACGACTTGGCCCGCCGCTTAAAGGCCCACCGCACCGGCAAGGGCGGGGCCAAGTACACCAAAAGCCACGGCGGCCCGGCCGTATGCCTTGCCTATGCCGAGCGCTGCGCTGACAAAAGCGCGGCCTTAAAGCGTGAAGCCGCCATCAAGAAACTGCCAAAGGCTGAAAAAGAAGCCCTGGCGTCAAAGTGGGCGGCGGACAACCGTATCACCATCCGCATGGCTACCCCGGCGGACGGCGCGGCGGTGGCCGAGCTGTATAACTGGTACGTGCTGCATGGCACCCAGACTTTCCAGTACCGGCTTTCCACGGCCGAGGAGTACGCCGCCAACATTGCGGGTGTGCTGGAAAAAGCACCGTTTCTGGTGGCCATCACCCCGGACGGCCGCTTGCAGGGGTTTGCCTGCGCCCACCCCTGGCACAGCCGCGAGGCCTATGCCTGGAATGTGGAGGCTACCATTTATTGCGCACCGGATTGCGTCGGCCAGGGGTTGGGTAAGCGCCTGTACACTGCCCTGCTGGAGCTGCTGCGGATGCAGGGCTACTATAACGCCTTTGCCATTGTGACCGGCGAGAACAAGGCGAGCCACGAATTCCACAAACGGATGGGCTTTACCAAAAGTTTTGTGGAAAAGCACAGCGGCTACAAGTTTGGCCGCTGGCTGGATGTGGTGTACTGGCAGTACCCGCTGCGTATCGGAGATGCCCCGCCGGAGCCGGTACGCTACCGGCTGACGGAGGCCGAGATGGTTTCAATTCTGGAAAAAGTTAATTTGTAACAAAGCAAACCGGCACAGCGCCTTTTCTGTATAACAGAAAGGCGCTGTTTTTTGTGCAGTACAGAAAAGTTATCTTAATCATTAAAAATATTGGCTGATAAAGATTGACAAAACTTAGTGGGGGGGGGTATTATACATATATCTGGTATTTTATAGGTTTATTATATAAATGCCAAAAGAAGAAGGAAATACAGAATCAGAGATGAGGTAACCAAGCATGCACCAGAATGGAATTGCAAAGCGCATTACAGCGCTTGCCCTGGGCGCGGCACTGCTTACAGCCACTGCCCTGCCTGCGTTTGCCGAGGGGACGCAGAAAGTAACGTACACGGCAGGCAACTATACGTTTGAAAAGATCTCCCACCCCACCAAGGGCACCATGTCGGCAGACGGCATTGTGGATTATATCGGCAACGGTGCGGTAGATGTGATCACCGACTCCAGCAACCCGAACTACAACGCGGGCGACCGCGGCCAGAACTACAGCTGGTCCGCTGTTGCTTACGGTGACTGGATGTATGTGGGTACCTGCTACTCGGCTATGGGCAACACGCTGACCCTGATGCAGAATATCCTGGGCGATAAGTTCGATAAGGACGTTATGGAGGCTGCCCTGAAAGCTATGTTCAACGGCACCTTCTATTATGGCCACGAGGACGGCGTGGACGGCGGCGGCATCCTGGTCAAGGTAAACACCAAGACCGGCGAGACCAAGCTGCTGATGTCCAACTCCCTCAACCACATGGCACCGCTGTTCCGCAACGCGATTGCCTATAACGGCAAGCTGTACTTCTGCGGCAGTGTGCATGTAAACGGCCGAAGCGGCCTGCCCAGCGTGTATGAGATCGACCCCACGGACGACAGCTACAAGGCCGTTTACGTGGGCCTGTCCTCCATGCAGGACTACGGCGCAGCATACAAAAAGGGCATCTCCACCGGTATCCGCGGCATGTGCGTGTATAACGGCAAGCTCGTGATCAGCAATGTTTTCGCCGATGCCACCACCGGCGAGAGCGGCGCTACCATCCTGGCTTCGTCGAACCCCTCTGAGGGCTTTACCGTGATTGCCAGCCAGCGCGACCTGTTTGACTACCCGGCCTACACCTACCGCGACAGCATCTACGGCGGTTCCGTGTGGGATATGGTCGAGTACAACGGCCACCTGTATGTTTCCATCTGCACCGGCACCGAGGAGAATGCCCCCGATGACAACACGATGCAGTCCTTCGCCATCGTGCGCGGCGACGAAAACGCCGACGGCACCTTTACCTGGACCCCGCTGATCGGCGACCAGGAGAAGGACGGCGCCCGCTACACCTTCGGCATCGACCCGGAGCGTACCCGTTCCGGCGCAGCCAACCTGATTGTTTACAAAGACCACCTCTATATCGGCGAGTACAACGACGAGCAGATCGCCATGGAGCGCATCCTTTTCAATAAGACCGGCGAGGGCAGCGATGGCTCCCTGGGCGGTGTGGATTGCAGCTTCGTCAACGCCAACCTGGAACAGTCGGTAAACCTGTACCGCATGGACAAGGACGAAAACATTGAGCTGCTGGTCGGTGATGCCACCACCATGTTCCCCAACGGCGGTATTTCCGGCATTGGTTCCGGTTTCGGCCATAACGAGAACCAGTACATCTGGCGTATGGAAGTGTACGATGGCAAGCTGTACATCGGCACCTTTGATACCAGCAGCCTGTTGGAGCCCATCGGCCAGTTCTCCAACGGCGATATTATCGGCATGACGCCCGAGCAGTGGGCGACCCAGCTGCAGTACATCAAGGAGCTGCTGGAACTGCTGTACGAAAAGAACAAAACCAACCCGGTGGCTACCTATGAAATGCAGGCTACGCCGGAGACCGCCACCCCGGAAACGGCTATGTATATGGATGACATGGCAGTGGAAGTTGAAGATTCCTTCGCCAGTGAGGCAGCTGCCCTGACTGACATGATGGAGATAGCCCCCGATGTGTTGGGCAATGATACGGAGGTGGCAGTACTGTCCCCGGAAAATTCTGTGGAGGATCGTATTACCAGTCTGCAGGATTTCTCTGACTACTACGAGACCATGCTGGACCAGTATGAACAGCTGGCCGCTGAGTATGATCTGGGTGATGACCTGAAAGATGCTTTTGAAAAGCTGCTGAACCAGGAGACCTGGGACAAGATCAAGAGCGTTCTGGTCTGCCTGAACTACATGCGCACCGCGACCCGCGGCTTTGACATGTATGTTACTTCTGACGGTGTGAACTTTGAAACGCTGACCACCAGCGGCTTCGGTGACCCGTACAACCACGGCCTGCGCGTGTTTGCTGTTACCAACCAGGGCCTGTGCCTCGGCACGGCAAACCCGTTCTATGGCACGCAGCTGTGGATCCAGCGCAAAACCGAGACCAAGCCGCAGCCGACGGCCCCTGCCGCTACTCAGAAGCCCACTACCGTGACCGCTACCGCGGCCGAGACCACCGCACCCGTGGCTAAGACCACCGGTGTTATCCCGCAGACTTCGGATGATATGCCTATCGTTCCGTTGGCGGTTGTCTGCCTGGGTGCCCTGGGTGCCTTTGGCGTGGCCTTTGCCCTGAAAAAGCGTAACCACCAGTAACCCGAACCGCAATTTCCCATAAAGCTGAATCAGCTTTTTCTGCATGCTGACGTCCCCGTCGTTGCCCCAAGCAGCCGACGGGGACGTCTTTTTTTGCCAATTAACTAAAATAGCCGCTTAAACATTAGTTAAATTCGGGTTGACCTGCCCGAGACCGGGGGAGTATAATACAGGTACATGCAAACCGTAGGGTATCCACCCCTACCATTTTGCCTGGACGCTGGCTCCCGGCGAAAGCTTCACCGCGCCGGAAGCCGCCTTTATAGCAGCGCCGGCTTTGTGCTGCACACCCTGGGCTTGCCCCTGTGGAGGGGACTACGGCGAGGTGCCTGCAAAAGACCTTCTATTTAAAAAAGGAGCAACCTGTTTATGGCAATCATCAAACTGACCCCCAGCTGCAAAGACTACCTGTGGGGAGGCAGCCGTCTGCGCACCGATTTTGGCGTGCAGAGCGATCTGGACCCGCTGGCCGAAGCCTGGGTGCTCTCCCGCCACCCGGACGGCCCCAGCTACCTGCCCGACGGTACCACCCTGGCTGATTATGCGGCCGCTCACCCGGAAGCCCTGGGCACCGATTGCGCAAAATTTGAACAGTTCCCGGTTTTGATAAAATTTATCGATGCAAGGAACGATTTGTCCATCCAGGTACACCCCTTCAATGAGTACGCACTGAAAAATGAGCACCAGTACGGCAAGACTGAGATGTGGTACGTGCTGGATTGTGAGCCGAACGCCTTTCTGTACTATGGCTTTGACCATGAGATCAGCAAAAAGGAATTTGCCGAGCGCATCAAAAACAACACCCTGACGGAGGTTTTGAACGCCGTGCCTGTGCACAAGGGGGATTGCTTTTTTATCCCG is a window encoding:
- a CDS encoding Xaa-Pro peptidase family protein, yielding MKRIHAERIARVRTALESCGLTQMIVCDPKSVWYLTGVAVEPYERLLALYLPVAGEPTLFLNKLFNVSNPPCQAIWHTDTDAPVEQIAVVVDAGKPLGIDKEWPARFLIPLMEAHPAMPVKLASDCVDNCRACKDEAEQALMRTASHINDLVNEEAKHYVKAGMTERQVAEFIDARFRAHGCEGPSFTTIVSFGANAADPHHEPDDTVLKEGDCVLFDMGCVKDRYCSDMTRTWFCGQPTEKQAAVHDLVRRANEAAEALIKPGVKLCDLDAAARDLITEAGYGEYFNHRLGHFIGQTDHEKGDVSSANRTEVRPGMIFSIEPGVYLPGEFGVRVEDLVLVTETGCEVLNHNDKHWDVVGK
- a CDS encoding MYG1 family protein — translated: MKIPAKGFTHGGKFHADDVFSTALLQIVRPDIQVTRGFVVPDDFDGIVYDVGGGMFDHHQEPRETRPNGVPYAAFGLLWQVLGAQLVGEHQARLLDENFIQPLDLNDNTGEQNSLADAIGSFNPLWDSKDDPDECFWRAVPVAKKILENEIAAANAVNRADDTVRRAYANMKDGIVVLPAYMPWKNGLYKTDALFVVYPSQRGGYSAQCVTDHRTKRSKQPFPPAWAGKPEAQLRQISGLGLRFCHPSRFLITADDKETAIEACRRTLRAAGRKVSE
- the yfcE gene encoding phosphodiesterase, whose amino-acid sequence is MKLMIASDLHGSAYYTHQLLDAWDREGAPRLFLLGDILYHGPRNDLPEGYAPKEVLAMLNERKDRIFCVRGNCDGEVDQMVLDFPIMADYAVLTEGERLIYATHGHVYNTAHLPPLQPDDILLHGHTHVPAWQAFGEGNLYLNPGSVSLPKENSPHSYLTLEGGKFLWKGLDGTVYHELNI
- a CDS encoding MFS transporter, encoding MNLPKQLRAVRVYSFTSCLRLTDAVWVALLAARGFTLAQIGLAEAVFHLTSLLCEVPSGVAADLLGRRLNLAVSAVFEIFSDVTMAFSPNLAAVCAAMALKALACTMISGTLEALTYDSLKTAGRENEYLQADAKISVLQKLATALGSLASLLSDVLQFARFYLANAAICFCSLLAALTLQEPLVTEAQAARQQNPFADIAARLRVHITDSAAVLRTTPLAVRLITADAIISLPSYLTTMFVQQRLVTLGWDASWLFVSPLLASAAAMVCTALARRLHPGKLRPLYRLCALVCGGGVLLAGAGPAWGCLVGPMLVQASLSVWFLHAMQRFNDAIPSDRRATLISVDNMAYSVLMIPASPLIGLIADVTGLAGAGLCALGGLVLLSALTLPRRK
- a CDS encoding RidA family protein, with protein sequence MKRIVSDKAPAALGPYVQAVDTGSTVYCSGQLGIDPATGALAEGVVAQAHQSLKNLQAVLAEAGLTLDNVVKTTVFVQDLGDFGTVNEIYAQYFHEYPARSCVQIAALPKGALVEIECIAARG
- a CDS encoding TrkA family potassium uptake protein — protein: MKKQLKTDLYGVIGLGRFGTALVQTLAEAGKEVIAIDKNEEKVKAVRRYTDYAFVVDNLSEDALKETGMQNCGTVTVCIGEQVDISILTTMLVIKLGVPQVIAKAASEVHGEVLKHLGATVVYPEADMAVRIGKRLISGNLLDYIALDDGVEVRRIAVGGKLLGRTIRELDVRKVYGINIIAVERGHRTDVEFSADYRFEEGDTVSVVGKVEKIGRFERAIQE
- a CDS encoding H(+)-transporting ATPase, with translation MENFKKITKQQSPARTIAFGFAVLIFIGAALLSLPIAVRGAVQLPGLDALFTATSAVCVTGLVTVDPGDTFTLFGQAVLAVLMQLGGLGISSVSMGLAIAAGRRISFRGRSLVREALNVESFGGMVKLVRSIMAMTLLVEGIGAVASYPVFARDYSPLHAAWISVFHAIASFNNAGLDVLGGGHSLIPYCNNLWLNLVTDGMIVLGGIGFMVMLDVLRCRGRFRKLTLHSKVVLSTTAVLILGGAILLWLSEPISFLAALFQSITTRTAGFSTIDIGAMTNAGLLVIMILMFIGASPGSTGGGIKTTTFFVLMQEVRIIFSKRRLGAFRRRLPEESLAKAATITLLGTIVVFVGTFMLCVLEPQHSFVQLLFEQISAYSTAGLSMGITSSLHAASKAVLIVTMFIGRVGAFTLLSLWVSRPEPSAKYTEEAITIG
- a CDS encoding helix-turn-helix domain-containing protein, with protein sequence MIFADKLITLRKKAGWSQEELAEKLGVTRQSVSKWEGAQSVPDIDKILQLARLFGVTTDYLLKEEQGEPEYTTEDDTPALHRVTLTQAGDYLKKARANAPRMALATALCVLSPVSLLALCALSEYNLLGISENFAAGLGLCILLALVAVAVVLFMQCGAAVKPYEFLEKEPIDTEYGVTGLVRERRDAFAAHYNRANTIGTVLCILAAVPLFAAMMCNADLLAALSVCLLMVLVACGVYAFVWAGTVHDAMDQLLEEGDFTRDAKARKGVIGAVAAAYWLVVVAIFLFYTFGPYGNGQPQYSWFIWAIAGVVFAAVMVVMKAARRKKQ